One genomic window of Hymenobacter sp. J193 includes the following:
- a CDS encoding RtcB family protein, with product MANQLRGNDLRQLGFPEGRAIGLALAQLQRKHLKRLSHTDQLALLNLLLQTPNNFLTDLDWSHTAAALLPVPSRHIALTERKPYVTFGAEHIEAGAIHQMETAMKLPVTVAGALMPDAHFGYGLPIGGVLATDNAVIPYAVGVDIGCRMALSIFALPPQYLTQRVQELRNVLLTTTKFGNRDVFRHGQKIGHEVLERDEFASIPFLRNKHESAIAQIGTSGSGNHFVEFGIVEITDATNEMGVPVGQYLGLLSHSGSRGLGAAVAQHYTNLAKDVCKLPAEAQHLAWLTLDSEAGQEYWAAMNLAGDYASACHHQIHQRVARALGERPLAKVENHHNFAWKERLADGREVIVHRKGATPAGKGVLGIIPGSMTAPGFIVRGRGVADSLGSASHGAGRLMSRTRAKAELGEADVRRHLQQHGVELIGGGLDEAPMAYKDIHTVMASQQDLVDVLGTFTPKIVRMDGAV from the coding sequence ATGGCCAATCAATTACGCGGCAACGACCTTCGCCAGCTCGGATTTCCCGAAGGCCGGGCCATTGGGCTGGCGCTGGCCCAACTGCAGCGCAAACACCTCAAGCGCCTCTCGCACACCGATCAGCTGGCGCTGCTCAACCTCCTTCTGCAAACCCCCAACAACTTCCTCACCGACCTCGACTGGAGCCACACGGCCGCCGCGCTGCTGCCCGTGCCCAGCCGCCACATTGCCCTCACCGAGCGCAAGCCCTACGTCACGTTCGGGGCCGAGCACATCGAGGCCGGGGCCATTCACCAGATGGAAACGGCCATGAAGCTGCCCGTGACGGTAGCCGGGGCCCTCATGCCCGACGCCCACTTCGGCTACGGCCTGCCCATCGGCGGCGTGCTGGCTACCGACAACGCCGTGATTCCCTACGCCGTGGGCGTGGATATCGGCTGCCGGATGGCCTTGTCCATCTTCGCCTTGCCGCCCCAGTACCTCACCCAGCGGGTGCAGGAGCTGCGCAACGTGCTGCTGACCACTACCAAGTTCGGCAACCGGGACGTGTTCCGGCACGGCCAGAAAATAGGCCACGAGGTGCTGGAACGCGACGAGTTTGCTTCGATTCCCTTCCTGCGCAACAAGCACGAGTCGGCCATTGCGCAGATTGGCACCTCGGGCTCCGGCAACCACTTCGTGGAGTTCGGCATTGTCGAAATCACCGACGCGACGAACGAAATGGGCGTGCCGGTGGGCCAGTACCTGGGGCTGCTTTCGCACTCCGGCTCCCGCGGGCTGGGCGCGGCCGTGGCCCAGCACTACACCAACCTGGCCAAGGACGTCTGCAAGTTGCCCGCCGAGGCTCAGCACCTGGCCTGGCTCACCCTCGACTCCGAGGCCGGGCAGGAATACTGGGCGGCCATGAACCTGGCCGGGGACTACGCCTCCGCCTGCCACCACCAGATTCATCAGCGCGTGGCCCGCGCCCTGGGTGAGCGGCCCCTGGCCAAAGTGGAAAACCACCACAACTTCGCCTGGAAGGAGCGCCTCGCCGATGGCCGGGAGGTGATTGTGCACCGCAAGGGTGCTACCCCGGCTGGCAAAGGCGTGCTGGGTATCATCCCCGGCTCCATGACGGCACCCGGCTTCATCGTGCGCGGCCGGGGCGTGGCCGATTCGCTGGGGTCCGCTTCCCACGGGGCGGGCCGGCTGATGTCGCGCACCCGCGCCAAGGCCGAGCTGGGCGAAGCCGACGTGCGCCGCCACCTGCAGCAGCACGGCGTGGAGCTCATCGGCGGCGGCCTCGACGAAGCCCCTATGGCCTACAAAGACATCCACACCGTGATGGCAAGCCAGCAGGACCTAGTGGACGTACTCGGCACCTTCACGCCCAAAATCGTGCGGATGGATGGGGCCGTGTAG
- a CDS encoding endonuclease domain-containing protein, with product MPNTCHHNRQELKGSRRELRSNLTPAEATLWKSLQNGQLDGRKFRRQHSVGPYVLDFYCPAERLAIELDGQGHFDVVGQGRDETRTAYLSSLGIYVVRVENKLVFEQLAWVLQGIRQAFWDTRRL from the coding sequence ATGCCCAACACCTGCCATCACAACCGCCAGGAGCTAAAAGGCTCCCGCCGTGAGCTGCGGAGCAACCTCACGCCAGCCGAGGCAACGCTGTGGAAGTCTCTGCAAAACGGGCAGCTGGACGGACGTAAGTTTCGGCGACAGCATAGCGTGGGACCGTATGTGCTGGACTTCTACTGCCCCGCCGAACGGCTGGCCATAGAGCTGGATGGGCAAGGCCATTTTGATGTGGTGGGTCAGGGAAGAGACGAAACGCGTACTGCTTATCTGAGCAGCTTGGGCATTTATGTAGTGCGGGTGGAAAATAAGCTGGTGTTTGAGCAATTGGCCTGGGTGCTGCAGGGGATTCGACAGGCATTTTGGGATACTAGGAGATTATAA
- a CDS encoding TIGR02452 family protein yields MNREQRQEIARQTLHALKQGSYQTATGTQVDIGNWQRTAEAESRLYRPQEAAALLTPKGSDDAATKPAEVRIYHATTLAAAADLASQYQRVTCLNFASARNPGGGFLGGSQAQEESLARSTGLYPCIAQFTEMYQHNAHLNGLYSDYLIYSPGVPVLLTDEGECLTEPYQVDIITAPAVNAGALRRNNPELLDQLVPTMQRRIQQVLAVAAQNGSEALVLGAWGCGVFGNDPAQMAELFAEALAEPAVRNQFRRIDFAVFDPKPPYATLQAFEQALT; encoded by the coding sequence ATGAACCGCGAACAACGACAGGAAATAGCCCGCCAAACGCTCCACGCGCTAAAGCAGGGAAGCTACCAAACGGCTACCGGCACCCAAGTCGATATTGGCAATTGGCAACGCACTGCCGAAGCCGAAAGCCGATTGTACCGGCCGCAGGAAGCAGCCGCTTTGCTGACCCCGAAAGGCTCCGATGACGCTGCTACCAAACCGGCGGAAGTGCGGATCTATCATGCCACCACGCTCGCCGCGGCGGCTGATCTGGCCAGCCAGTACCAGCGGGTTACCTGCCTGAACTTTGCATCGGCCCGCAACCCGGGCGGGGGCTTTTTGGGCGGCAGCCAGGCCCAGGAAGAAAGCCTGGCGCGCTCCACGGGACTATATCCGTGCATTGCGCAGTTCACCGAAATGTACCAGCACAATGCGCACCTCAATGGCCTGTACAGTGACTACCTCATTTACTCACCCGGCGTGCCGGTGCTGCTGACGGATGAAGGCGAGTGTCTAACCGAGCCCTACCAAGTGGACATCATCACCGCGCCGGCCGTGAATGCCGGGGCACTGCGCCGCAACAACCCGGAGCTGCTCGACCAGCTGGTGCCTACCATGCAGCGCCGGATTCAGCAGGTGCTGGCAGTAGCCGCCCAAAACGGGAGTGAGGCCCTGGTGCTCGGAGCCTGGGGATGCGGTGTATTCGGCAATGACCCCGCGCAGATGGCGGAGCTGTTTGCCGAGGCCCTGGCCGAACCAGCGGTTCGCAACCAGTTCCGGCGCATCGATTTTGCGGTATTCGACCCGAAGCCGCCTTATGCAACCTTACAGGCTTTTGAACAAGCCCTTACCTGA
- a CDS encoding DUF4394 domain-containing protein yields MPTPLLPPRLRLPGNNPSLRRWTLGLGLLLTSAGAASAQTIYGLSGTNNNKLVSFAAATPGTLTSTNISGVAGGQLLVGIDFRPATGELYALGYNAAAASPATNAQLYVINRSTGAATAVGSASRLELGGSSERIGFDFNPTVDRIRIVSTNDFNYRLHPTTGAIVDGNATLDGTQPDGTLAYAAADANAGQNPGVGTAAYTNSFIGSTSTTLYVIDELAGRLLTQNPPNAGTLNTEGTLPGFSGASAVDADIYFDPATRTNDAFLLATADPGPGPERSTLYQLNLDNGTIGTPALIGGPSDQLSDIAVLIDRTAPAPSGQLLYAVSSNNNLLSFYSGTPGFINSATPITGIAPGQTLAGTDFRPNTGQLFGLGYNPGTGESRLYVIDRSTAVATPVGSGPITLNLGTTTAAVNGIGFDFNPTVDRIRVTGLNQSNYRLNPNNGAIVDGNAAEAGVQPDGDLKFVDGTTGTPTIGAVAYINSYVGATSTTLYDFDGVRNQLFVQTDPNKGELTAVNGNALFAGNSSSNTDLDVYFDPSALINRAFAVSDAGSGSPAAFSTLYSVTLLNATSSSLGVIGGGISVRDVAAFLTGANASAPLSGRLLYGVAGGNLVSFGSGNPEVIRTAVNITGLGTGQVVAGVDFRPATGALYALGYDATNQQAQLYTLNTTTGALTAVGGVNNLALGTSAAGIGFDFNPVPDRIRVIGADGVNYRLNPTVGTDVVTTDGTTGRSLSAAAYTNNDNNTATGTALYAYEQSTNRVILFSDPNAGTNSVRGASGITVNPGVDFDIFADIADPGTPANTAYLVATPTGSTSDNLYTVALGSGAASLVGRIGSGSNLTGLAAFLEPAPVVANDYVWTGAVDTDWGTAGNWLPMQVPTATSNVTIPNVANDPVVDDAQQANNLTLGSGATLFTANGGVLMVNGAFTNNGGLTDGTGTGEVRFMGAAAQTISGTTTLFNNLTVGSAGVLAGGPVQVQRVLLLNGNLNSNGNLTLLSNAEGTAHVVNTSGAVLGTATVQRYIMSSNNGLGYRHYSSPVVSTTVADLATSGFTPVVNNDYNTDPTPGDAKPYPTVFGYDEQRLDTSPATALAPFSKGWFSPASLGSPLERGRGYTVNLPGTALVDFEGTLNNGPITQTGLTRTTTDAPSSGWHLLGNPYPSPIDWSALYQSGASGLNGAVYIFASSGQYSGNYSSFVNGVPFNGQNIAAAQGFFVRVTTPGTTGSLTFSNAARLTTYANPAFQRGTGEQRPLVQLDLLGKDQADAAYAYWEQGATPGFDARFDAVKFPVRSGLSLALLAGTEEMSISGLPALDAATSTELPLTVRVPAAGTYTLHAAQLLNLPAGMKAYLRDAQTGQLTDLSTQPRYAFSTAADGLQAPRFTLVLSANSVLAAAPAALREQVALYPNPARDAVRVLLPASLSKQPVEAVLVNSLGQTVRRQAVAADQRSLSLRGLAPGVYTVQLRTAQGLIAKRLVVQ; encoded by the coding sequence ATGCCAACACCCCTACTCCCGCCGCGGCTGCGCCTTCCGGGAAACAACCCCTCCCTTCGCCGCTGGACCCTGGGCCTGGGGCTGCTGCTGACTTCGGCCGGCGCGGCTTCTGCCCAAACCATCTACGGCCTCTCGGGCACCAACAACAACAAGCTGGTGAGCTTCGCGGCTGCCACGCCCGGCACGCTCACGTCCACCAACATTTCGGGCGTGGCCGGCGGGCAGCTGCTGGTAGGCATTGATTTCCGGCCCGCTACCGGCGAGCTGTATGCCCTGGGCTACAACGCCGCGGCGGCCTCCCCGGCCACCAACGCCCAGCTGTACGTCATCAACCGCAGCACCGGGGCAGCCACGGCCGTGGGCAGCGCCAGCCGCCTGGAGCTGGGCGGCAGCTCGGAGCGCATCGGCTTCGACTTCAACCCCACCGTGGACCGCATCCGGATAGTAAGCACCAACGACTTCAACTACCGCCTGCACCCCACCACCGGCGCCATCGTGGATGGCAACGCTACTCTGGACGGCACCCAGCCCGATGGTACCCTGGCCTACGCCGCCGCCGACGCCAACGCGGGCCAGAACCCCGGCGTGGGCACGGCCGCCTACACCAACTCCTTTATCGGCAGCACCAGCACCACGCTGTATGTGATAGACGAGCTGGCCGGCCGCCTGCTGACCCAGAACCCGCCGAATGCCGGCACGCTGAACACAGAGGGCACCCTGCCCGGCTTCTCGGGCGCTTCCGCAGTCGACGCCGACATCTACTTCGACCCCGCCACGCGCACCAACGACGCTTTCCTGCTGGCCACCGCCGACCCCGGCCCCGGCCCGGAGCGCTCCACGCTGTACCAGCTGAACCTGGACAACGGCACCATAGGAACGCCGGCCCTGATTGGCGGCCCCAGCGACCAGCTCAGTGACATTGCCGTGCTCATTGACCGCACGGCTCCGGCCCCCAGCGGGCAGCTGCTCTACGCCGTGAGCTCCAACAACAACCTGCTGAGCTTCTACTCCGGCACGCCGGGCTTTATCAACTCGGCCACGCCCATCACGGGCATTGCCCCGGGCCAGACGCTGGCAGGCACCGACTTCCGGCCCAACACCGGCCAGCTGTTCGGGCTGGGCTACAACCCCGGCACCGGCGAGTCGCGCCTCTACGTGATTGACCGCAGCACGGCCGTGGCTACGCCCGTGGGCTCCGGCCCCATCACCCTGAATCTGGGTACTACCACCGCAGCCGTCAACGGCATCGGCTTCGACTTCAACCCCACCGTGGACCGCATCCGGGTGACGGGCCTTAACCAGAGCAACTACCGCCTCAACCCCAACAACGGCGCCATTGTGGATGGCAACGCCGCCGAAGCGGGCGTGCAGCCCGACGGTGACCTGAAGTTTGTGGATGGCACTACGGGCACTCCTACCATTGGAGCGGTGGCCTACATCAACTCCTATGTGGGCGCTACCAGCACCACGCTATATGATTTTGATGGGGTGCGCAACCAGCTGTTTGTGCAAACCGACCCCAACAAGGGCGAGTTGACGGCCGTGAATGGCAACGCCCTGTTTGCGGGCAACAGCAGCTCGAACACCGACCTGGACGTGTACTTCGACCCCTCGGCCCTGATAAACCGGGCCTTTGCGGTGTCGGACGCGGGCAGCGGCAGCCCGGCGGCCTTCAGCACCCTGTACTCAGTGACCCTGCTGAACGCCACCAGCAGCAGCCTGGGCGTGATTGGCGGGGGCATTTCGGTGCGCGATGTGGCGGCCTTCCTGACCGGAGCCAATGCCTCGGCTCCACTCTCCGGCCGTCTGCTCTACGGCGTGGCCGGCGGCAACCTGGTATCGTTCGGCTCGGGCAACCCCGAGGTGATTCGGACGGCCGTGAACATCACCGGCCTGGGCACCGGGCAAGTGGTAGCCGGGGTTGATTTCCGGCCCGCTACCGGCGCCTTGTATGCCTTAGGCTACGATGCCACCAACCAGCAGGCCCAGCTCTACACCCTGAACACCACCACCGGGGCCCTCACGGCCGTAGGCGGCGTGAACAATCTGGCCCTGGGCACCAGCGCGGCCGGCATCGGCTTCGACTTCAACCCCGTGCCCGACCGTATCCGGGTAATTGGGGCCGATGGCGTCAACTACCGCCTCAACCCCACCGTGGGCACCGACGTGGTGACGACGGACGGCACCACCGGCCGCAGCCTGAGCGCCGCCGCCTACACCAACAACGACAACAACACGGCTACGGGCACGGCCCTCTACGCCTACGAGCAGAGCACCAACCGGGTAATCCTGTTCAGTGACCCCAACGCGGGCACCAACTCGGTGCGAGGCGCTTCGGGCATCACGGTGAACCCCGGCGTGGACTTCGACATCTTCGCCGATATAGCTGACCCCGGCACGCCTGCCAACACGGCCTACCTGGTGGCCACGCCCACCGGCAGCACTTCCGACAACCTGTACACCGTGGCCCTGGGCTCCGGCGCTGCTTCGCTCGTGGGCCGCATCGGCTCGGGCTCGAACCTGACCGGGCTGGCCGCCTTCCTGGAGCCGGCTCCCGTAGTTGCCAACGACTACGTATGGACCGGCGCCGTGGATACCGACTGGGGCACGGCCGGTAACTGGCTGCCCATGCAGGTGCCCACCGCCACCAGCAACGTAACCATCCCCAACGTGGCCAACGACCCGGTGGTGGATGACGCTCAGCAGGCCAACAACCTGACCCTGGGCAGCGGCGCTACCCTCTTCACCGCCAACGGCGGCGTGCTCATGGTGAACGGCGCCTTCACCAATAACGGCGGCCTGACCGATGGCACCGGCACCGGCGAAGTGCGCTTTATGGGTGCCGCTGCGCAAACCATCAGCGGTACAACTACCCTGTTCAACAACCTCACGGTAGGCTCGGCCGGCGTGCTGGCGGGTGGCCCGGTACAGGTGCAGCGCGTGCTGCTCCTCAACGGCAACCTGAACTCTAACGGCAACCTGACCCTGCTCTCCAATGCCGAAGGCACGGCCCACGTGGTGAACACCAGCGGCGCGGTGCTGGGCACTGCCACTGTGCAGCGCTACATCATGTCCAGCAACAACGGCCTGGGCTACCGCCACTATTCCTCCCCGGTGGTGAGCACGACCGTGGCCGACCTGGCTACCTCTGGCTTCACGCCCGTGGTGAATAACGACTACAACACCGACCCGACCCCGGGCGATGCGAAACCCTACCCCACGGTATTCGGCTATGACGAGCAGCGCCTCGACACCAGCCCGGCTACCGCGCTGGCGCCCTTCAGCAAAGGCTGGTTTTCCCCGGCCAGCCTGGGCAGCCCCCTGGAGCGCGGCCGCGGCTACACCGTGAACCTGCCCGGCACGGCCCTGGTCGATTTCGAAGGCACGCTCAACAACGGCCCCATCACCCAAACCGGCCTCACCCGCACCACGACCGACGCGCCCAGCTCCGGCTGGCACCTGCTGGGCAACCCCTATCCCTCGCCCATCGACTGGTCGGCCCTCTACCAAAGCGGGGCTTCAGGCCTGAACGGAGCCGTGTACATCTTCGCCTCATCGGGCCAGTACAGCGGCAACTATAGCTCCTTCGTGAACGGGGTGCCGTTTAATGGCCAGAACATTGCCGCTGCCCAGGGCTTCTTTGTGCGGGTGACCACGCCCGGCACGACCGGCTCGCTCACCTTCAGCAATGCCGCCCGCCTGACGACCTACGCCAACCCGGCCTTCCAGCGCGGTACTGGTGAGCAGCGCCCCCTGGTGCAGCTCGACTTGTTGGGCAAAGACCAGGCCGATGCCGCCTACGCCTATTGGGAGCAGGGCGCTACCCCTGGCTTCGACGCCAGGTTCGATGCCGTGAAGTTCCCCGTCCGCTCGGGCCTCTCGCTGGCCTTGCTGGCCGGCACCGAGGAAATGAGCATCAGCGGCCTGCCCGCCCTGGACGCGGCTACCTCTACGGAGCTGCCCCTGACGGTGCGCGTGCCCGCGGCCGGCACCTACACCCTGCACGCGGCCCAGCTGCTGAACCTGCCCGCCGGCATGAAAGCCTATTTGCGCGACGCCCAGACCGGCCAGCTGACGGATCTAAGCACCCAGCCCCGCTACGCGTTCAGCACCGCCGCCGACGGCCTGCAGGCCCCACGCTTTACGCTGGTGCTCAGCGCCAACAGCGTGCTGGCCGCAGCCCCGGCGGCCCTGCGTGAGCAGGTAGCCCTCTACCCCAACCCCGCCCGCGACGCCGTGCGCGTGCTGCTGCCCGCCAGCCTGAGCAAGCAGCCGGTGGAAGCCGTGCTGGTCAACAGCCTGGGCCAGACGGTACGGCGGCAGGCCGTGGCCGCAGACCAGCGCAGCCTGAGCCTGCGGGGCCTTGCCCCAGGCGTGTACACCGTGCAGCTGCGCACGGCCCAGGGCCTGATTGCCAAGCGCCTGGTAGTACAATAA
- a CDS encoding Eco57I restriction-modification methylase domain-containing protein, translating into MHREQGALYRDAFEWRFEFPELLHPDGSFRGFDAVLGNPPYIRQEELAPAFKNHLKTGYDTAAGTADLYVYFYEQGLRLLAPGGELSFITNNKWLRAGYGQGLRRYLLQPERQLVELLDFGDLPVFPEATTYPNILSVCRAPQAATVRVAELTTLGTDPTRFEAVVEAATTDMPTARLSEEAWSLAAAEQQQLLEKLRGAGTPLGEYVGGKIYNGVKTGFNEAFVIDAATREALIADDPKSVGFIKPFLSGRDVKRYRQPASNTFLLYIDWKFELDKFPAIKTHLLQYQEQLSARSEVKKGNYPWYALERARPEIKAIFEQPKIMIANFSQNAPYTIDKQGYFSNNKTTIIPLNDNFLVGVLNSRPTDFCYKAIGATKANGYYEYLPINLSQLPIPAATPEQQAEIAALVEQVLAAKAAAPTADTTALEQQIDALVAGLYGLTPQETALLTA; encoded by the coding sequence CTGCACCGCGAGCAGGGCGCCCTCTACCGCGACGCCTTTGAGTGGCGCTTCGAGTTCCCGGAGCTGCTGCACCCCGATGGCTCCTTCCGCGGCTTCGATGCCGTGCTGGGCAACCCGCCCTACATCCGGCAGGAGGAGCTGGCCCCGGCCTTCAAAAACCACCTCAAAACCGGCTACGACACGGCCGCCGGCACCGCCGACCTCTACGTGTACTTCTACGAGCAGGGCCTGCGCCTGCTGGCCCCCGGCGGCGAGCTGAGCTTTATCACCAACAACAAGTGGCTGCGCGCCGGCTACGGCCAGGGCCTGCGCCGCTACCTGCTCCAGCCCGAGCGCCAGCTGGTGGAGCTGCTCGACTTCGGCGACCTGCCCGTGTTCCCGGAGGCTACCACCTACCCCAACATCCTGAGCGTGTGCCGCGCCCCCCAAGCCGCCACCGTGCGCGTGGCCGAGCTGACTACCCTGGGCACCGACCCCACCCGCTTTGAGGCAGTAGTAGAGGCCGCCACCACCGACATGCCCACCGCCCGCCTCTCCGAAGAAGCCTGGAGCCTCGCCGCCGCCGAACAGCAACAGCTACTGGAAAAGCTGCGTGGGGCCGGTACGCCCCTGGGCGAGTATGTGGGTGGAAAGATTTATAACGGGGTAAAAACCGGCTTTAATGAAGCTTTTGTTATTGACGCAGCAACGCGAGAAGCTCTTATTGCCGACGACCCAAAATCAGTAGGATTTATTAAGCCGTTTTTATCAGGCAGGGATGTAAAACGCTACCGGCAACCAGCTTCCAACACTTTCCTACTGTATATCGACTGGAAGTTTGAACTGGATAAGTTCCCAGCCATTAAAACCCATTTACTTCAATATCAAGAACAGCTTTCGGCACGCTCCGAAGTAAAGAAGGGTAACTATCCTTGGTATGCCCTAGAAAGAGCAAGACCAGAGATTAAAGCCATATTTGAACAACCCAAAATAATGATTGCAAACTTTTCGCAGAACGCTCCATATACGATTGATAAACAGGGCTATTTTTCAAATAATAAGACAACTATTATTCCATTAAACGACAATTTTTTGGTAGGAGTACTTAATTCAAGACCCACTGATTTTTGCTACAAAGCAATAGGCGCTACAAAAGCCAACGGCTATTATGAATACCTACCGATTAATCTCTCCCAACTTCCCATCCCCGCCGCCACGCCCGAGCAGCAAGCCGAAATAGCGGCCCTGGTGGAGCAGGTGCTGGCCGCCAAAGCCGCCGCCCCCACCGCCGATACCACCGCCCTGGAGCAGCAGATAGATGCCCTGGTGGCGGGGCTCTACGGCCTCACGCCCCAGGAAACGGCCCTGCTCACGGCCTAG
- a CDS encoding PID-CTERM protein-sorting domain-containing protein, with translation MNRLPFLLRAGGLMLALFCCTTLVHAQSEEPPEGGPMPEDPTAVPIDGGASLLLAAGVGLGVRHLRRRQKA, from the coding sequence ATGAACCGACTTCCTTTCCTTCTGCGCGCCGGTGGCCTCATGCTGGCCCTGTTTTGCTGCACTACGCTGGTGCATGCTCAAAGTGAGGAGCCACCCGAGGGTGGCCCCATGCCCGAGGACCCCACCGCTGTTCCCATTGACGGGGGAGCTTCCCTGCTACTGGCAGCCGGCGTGGGCCTGGGCGTGCGCCACCTGCGCCGCCGGCAAAAAGCCTGA
- a CDS encoding RtcB family protein, protein MAKATNKLHGKDLRQLGFTDDKQISRALDILDQRELRRLDKGSALALLREIKADPFKYVRDQTWRPLAQELVPQPSRDVQLNPSIKDYRRYGDAFIEDGARKQMDTAMQLPVTIDGALMPDAHQGYGLPIGGVLAVDNAVIPYGVGMDIGCRMALSVFDMPARYLEQRRDELKKLLHNHTRFGGKEVFKNPADDPVLERPEFREIGVVRGKREAAINQLGSSGSGNHFVEWGLVDITAEDNDLNLPVGQYLGLLSHSGSRGLGAAIAQHYTKVAMNKCPLPPEARYLAWLGLDTQEGQEYWAAMNLAGDYASACHHDIHRRLSKALGQEVLAKVENHHNFAWKEQLPDGREAIVHRKGATPAGQGVLGVIPGSMTAPGFIVRGRGEQDSIQSASHGAGRRLSRTQAKLQVTEGELRRLLRDQGVELIGGGLDEAPMAYKDIHQVMAHQRDLVDVLGSFQPKIVRMDAGGAGKSRYGGE, encoded by the coding sequence ATGGCTAAAGCAACCAACAAGCTCCACGGCAAAGACCTGCGCCAGCTGGGCTTCACCGACGATAAACAGATCAGCCGGGCGCTGGATATCCTCGACCAGCGCGAGCTACGCCGGCTCGATAAAGGCAGTGCCCTGGCCCTGCTGCGCGAAATCAAGGCCGACCCGTTCAAATACGTGCGCGACCAGACCTGGCGCCCCCTGGCCCAGGAGCTGGTGCCCCAGCCCAGCCGCGACGTGCAGCTCAACCCTAGCATCAAAGACTACCGCCGCTACGGCGACGCCTTCATTGAGGATGGGGCCCGCAAGCAGATGGACACCGCCATGCAGCTGCCCGTCACCATTGATGGGGCTTTGATGCCCGACGCTCACCAGGGCTACGGCTTGCCCATCGGGGGCGTGCTGGCCGTGGACAACGCCGTCATTCCCTACGGGGTAGGCATGGACATCGGCTGCCGCATGGCCTTGTCGGTGTTTGATATGCCGGCCCGCTACCTGGAGCAGCGCCGCGACGAGCTGAAAAAGCTGCTCCACAACCACACCCGCTTCGGGGGCAAGGAAGTGTTCAAGAATCCCGCCGACGACCCCGTGCTGGAGCGGCCCGAGTTCCGGGAAATCGGGGTGGTGCGGGGCAAACGCGAAGCCGCCATCAACCAGCTGGGCTCTTCAGGCTCCGGCAACCACTTCGTGGAGTGGGGGTTAGTGGATATTACGGCCGAAGACAACGACCTGAACCTGCCCGTGGGCCAGTACCTGGGGCTGCTTTCGCACAGCGGCTCGCGCGGGCTGGGCGCGGCCATTGCCCAGCACTACACCAAGGTGGCCATGAACAAGTGCCCGCTGCCGCCCGAGGCCCGCTACCTGGCCTGGCTCGGCCTCGACACCCAGGAAGGCCAGGAGTACTGGGCGGCCATGAACCTGGCCGGCGACTACGCCTCGGCCTGCCACCACGACATCCACCGCCGCCTGAGCAAGGCGCTGGGGCAGGAGGTATTGGCCAAAGTAGAAAACCACCACAACTTCGCCTGGAAAGAGCAGCTGCCCGATGGCCGAGAAGCTATAGTCCACCGCAAGGGGGCCACGCCGGCCGGCCAGGGCGTGCTGGGCGTGATTCCCGGCTCCATGACGGCGCCCGGCTTTATCGTGCGGGGCCGCGGGGAGCAGGATTCCATTCAGTCGGCCTCGCACGGGGCGGGTAGGCGCCTTTCCCGCACCCAGGCCAAGCTCCAGGTAACTGAAGGGGAACTGCGGCGCCTGCTGCGCGACCAGGGCGTGGAGCTTATCGGGGGCGGCCTCGACGAAGCCCCCATGGCCTACAAAGACATTCACCAGGTTATGGCCCACCAGCGCGACTTAGTAGACGTGCTCGGCTCCTTCCAACCCAAAATCGTGCGCATGGACGCCGGTGGGGCCGGCAAAAGCCGTTACGGCGGCGAGTAG
- a CDS encoding helix-turn-helix transcriptional regulator, whose protein sequence is MTTTTPLLPRLRAWFGLSQTELGRCLGLSRVMVSQVERGVRGLPLPAGLPQAALTLAYHHTPPESTLSPPIPWPCGGSSAPVSCAPIG, encoded by the coding sequence ATGACGACTACTACGCCCCTGCTGCCCCGCCTGCGGGCCTGGTTTGGCCTGAGCCAAACGGAATTGGGCCGCTGCCTGGGTTTGAGCCGGGTGATGGTATCGCAGGTAGAGCGGGGCGTGCGCGGGCTGCCCCTGCCGGCGGGCCTGCCCCAGGCCGCCCTCACCCTGGCTTACCACCACACCCCGCCCGAGTCTACCCTGAGCCCCCCAATACCGTGGCCCTGCGGCGGCAGCAGCGCGCCTGTCTCCTGCGCGCCGATAGGGTAG